A portion of the Apus apus isolate bApuApu2 chromosome 3, bApuApu2.pri.cur, whole genome shotgun sequence genome contains these proteins:
- the TCF21 gene encoding transcription factor 21, which yields MSTGSLSDAEDLQEVEMLECDGLKMDTNKEFGASNESNEEGSNGENGSPQKGRGASGKRKKAPPKKSPLNGVSQEGKQVQRNAANARERARMRVLSKAFSRLKTTLPWVPPDTKLSKLDTLRLASSYIAHLRQILANDKYENGYIHPVNLTWPFMVAGKPESDLKEVVNTNRLCGPTAS from the exons ATGTCCACTGGGTCCCTCAGTGATGCGGAAGATCTGCAGGAGGTGGAGATGCTGGAGTGCGATGGCCTGAAAATGGATACTAACAAAGAGTTTGGGGCGTCCAACGAGAGCAACGAGGAGGGATCCAATGGCGAGAATGGCTCCCCTCAGAAGGGGAGAGGGGCCTCGGGCAAGAGGAAAAAGGCTCCCCCCAAGAAGAGCCCTTTAAATGGAGTGAGCCAAGAGGGAAAGCAGGTCCAGAGAAATGCTGCCAACGCCAGGGAGAGGGCGAGGATGAGGGTCCTTAGcaaagccttctccaggcttaagACCACCCTGCCATGGGTGCCCCCAGACACCAAGCTTTCCAAACTGGACACCTTGAGGTTGGCCTCCAGCTACATTGCTCACCTGAGGCAGATCCTGGCCAATGACAAGTATGAAAATGGCTACATCCACCCGGTCAACCTG ACTTGGCCTTTTATGGTAGCCGGCAAACCCGAGAGTGACCTGAAAGAAGTGGTGAACACAAACCGCTTGTGCGGCCCGACGGCATCCTGA